Sequence from the Methanomassiliicoccus sp. genome:
TCGAGGGACATCTGCACCCTTCAACCACACCGCCGAAGGGTGGTCCTGGACGATGACAGCGTGCGCATGGTCCGCTCGATGTCCCCCAGGTTGCTAAGCTCCATGGACAACCATGCGGTCAGGGCGGTCAAGGATGCTCTGGGGGACAGTGATATCCTTTTCCTGTTCACTGGTCTAGGAGGGGAGACCGGTTCCCATCTGACGCCGGGCATAGCTCACTTCGCGCGTCGCCAGAGCGAACTGGTGGTGGTCTCCGCGGCCATGCCCTTCTCTGTGGAAGGGCCTTGCAGACGTGACACGGCCGAGAGGGCCCTCCCTGGCATAATCCAAGCTGCCCATGCCACCATAACATACCCGAACGACGGACTCCTGAAGCTGACCCCTAACCTGCCGCTGCGGCGAGCCTTCAGGGTCATGGACACCATAATGATGTTCCCAGCCATCGAGCTGGCCCAGGTCCTCACGCGGTCCGACCTAGCAACATTGCGAGGTGACCTCAGCTCGGTAAAAAATTTCCGTCTGGGGATAGGGGAAGGAGGGGGCATGAACGGTGAGGTGCAGGCGGTGACGGAGGCGTTCACTTCCCCTTGGTTCGATCAGCCGCTGGAAAAGGTGGCCTTGGCCATCCTCGTGGTCATCGGACGAGAGATCGACCAGTATACATTGAAGGCTGTCCTGGACCGCGTCGTTCCCAGGGTACCCAACGCTAAGATCCGATATGCCGGTCGGACCGATCCCGAGGCGGGGGACCGCGTACGGTTGATGCTACTTCTGGGATTCGCTCCCTGACCCCCCTTCGTCCAAAATATCCCGGGGAGCGTTAGCGAAGGTCACCAGCCCCCTTGCCTCCATGAAGTGCAGGCGGCCAGGCATGACCATGCAGTGCAGGGGCGGCCCCAGTTCCACGGTGAGTATCTCGTCAGGGTATCCCGCGAACAAAGCCTGATTCGGCGAGCCTACACGGGCGGCGGCACAGAACAAAGAATTGCTCTTTACCAGGCCGGAGCCTATCCTATCCTCCGCATCCATCAGCCACTGCATGGCCATAGGGGCGGTCATGTACCGGTTCTCCTCGGCCTTTATGTCCAGGAGGATAAGGGTGTGGAGCCCCCGGGAGTGGTTCTCCAGGATGTTCTCGTAGGGTGATGATGGCAGGAACCCCTGCTCCGGCAGGGGGATGGTGACCGTGCGGCCGAACTTGTATGGCTGCAGGCCAAGCGCGGCCGAGCAGGCGGTGAAGATGGACACACCGTTTATGAGGTCGGTGACTATCCCCTCCTCTACCGCACGGAGACGAAGGTCCAGGTGGGTGGTCGCGGACATGGGGTCCCCAGCAGTGATAAAGGCGACCTTGCGTTCCCTGGCCGCCTTGATTATAACGTCCTTCTCCTCCACATCCCCTCGCTTGAGGACGGTCACCTTCTTCCCGATGAAGGCCTCCACATCCCTATGCGAGGCATCGTTAAGCTTGGAAGTGTAGTACTCCGCATAGATCTCATCGCAGTTGCGCAAGGTGGTCAACGCCCTAACGCTCATGTCCTCGGCCCTGGACATCCCTAAACCGACAAATATCAATTCACCCATCGGAAACACCATATGCGCTCCACCTGTCTGAAGGCGCCGAGGGGAGAAGCCGAGTTCATACGTAAAAAGCTTTTAGCCGAAGGGCTGCTGGACATCTCCTTTCGCATCCGTAGGGAGGGGGACCACATCCTGTTCCCTGTGCTCTCGGAGGAGGCCTCCAAGCTGGGGTATGAGCTGGTAGAGGCCGATCTGGACGAAAGGGAGCTGATGACCTCGGACTACCGGGCCTATATGGTTGTGGACATAGGGATCAAGGAGAGGCTCCCCTCGGCCTTCGATATCATAGGCGATGTGGCGATAATCCGCCTGGACGACGACCTTACGGGGCTGGCGTCATCGGTGGGAGAAGCTCTTATGAAGACATTCCCCCGCCTTCGCACCGTGGCCCTGGACAAGGGAGTTAAAGGGAAGCTGCGGGTGCGGGACCTTCAGGTGGTCGCCGGGGAAGACGACACTGAGACCGTCCACACTGAGTACGGCATCAGGCTGGCCATCGATCCGGCGAAGGTGTACTTCAACCCCCGGCTATCCAACGAGCGATACCGCGTAGCCAGATTGGTAAGGGAGGGGGAGAGGGTCGTGGATATGTTCGCCGGGGCAGGTCCGTTCTCCATCATGATAGCCAAGCACGCACACCCGGAGGTGGTGTACGCCATGGACCTTAACCGCGATGCCGTGGAGTACCTGATCAGGAACGTGCAGCTGAACAAGGTCACGAACGTCGTCCCTCTGGAGGGGGACGCCCGTCAGCTGGTGTTCGATGTGCCCTGCGCCGATAGGATCATAATGAACCTGCCCCACTCCGCCCGGGACTTCTTCCACGATGCCCTCACCCGCCTAAAGATGGGAGGGGTGATACACCTCTACACCATATGCGAGCGCGAGGACATCGGCCCCATCCTTGAGCGCCTGGTAACAGAGGCCAGGGGCATGGGAGTGATCATAACGGTCCTGCGCTCGGAGGAGCTCAAGACCTACTCACCGTCGATGAGCGTCTTCTCCGCCGACATCGGCTTGGTGGACTGGTGCTAGCGTGACCCCCCGCTGTCCCTGGTAGTTGCCGCTCCTTTTCTCGTAGGTGAGCCTGGCCGGCGACATGAGGGTCTCGAAGACGATCTGAACGAACCTGCTGCCGATGGGCACTTCCACTGGTGCGGGGGACACGTTAACTGCCATGAACGTGAGGGTTCCATGGAACCCGGCGTCCACCTTTCCCAGGCCGGCAAGCAGTCCCTTCCTCATCCAGGACGTCCGCAGCCAGAGCTGGGCGCTGAGCGTGGGCGGCAGCTCCACCCGCTCCACGGTAGAGACGAAGAACATGGTCCCCGCCGGGATGACCGCCGTGCCCTCTCTCACCTCACCTCCCCCTGAGATCTTTATCTCTGATATCCTGAGGTCGTAGCCGTTGGGGGTGAGGGACTCTTCGGAGTAACCGTTTATCTTAAGCTCGCCATCGCGGAGACGGCCCAATATCTCATGATCGGGAAGGATGCACATATGGACGCAAATGGGCATTTCCCTTAATAATTGAACAGTCGTCTAGCGAATCTCAAGCTCGATTCAGTGTTAAAAATTAGGAGCCTCGTGTGCACTGTTATCACTCTTAATAACTAACCCCAACCTTTTTATAAGCACGAATTTCGGTCTTCGTTCAAGCGGGGGTTATGTCCCTTGGACTGCCGCCATTCAGTTACCTCCTCTTGTCAACGGATCCCCCGCCATTATTTCTCCTACTCTCTCATGAGCTTGTATTGCCCTCTTTCAACTGGCCAATGAAAAAACAGCTAGAACAGAATCTTATATCCCTTCCGTGTTACCGAAAGGCACACAGGCGATGTATTTGAGATTTGAAACGCACAAGGTCGTAAACAGCAGGATCGGTGAGGTTGATTTCGACCATCTGAGCTTCGGAGAGACGTTCTCCGATCACATGTTCCAGATGGACTATGCCAACGATGAGTGGCAGGTACCGAAAATCGTACCCTTCGGAAAGTTCGAGATCCTGCCATCCTTGTCCGCACTTCACTATGGACAGAGCGTCTTCGAGGGCCTGAAGGCCTTCCGCGATCACAGAGGCGGGGTCAATATCTTCCGCCCGGACAAGCACTCTGAGAGGATGCTGCACTCCTCTGATCGGCTGTGCATCCCCCGCGTCGAGAAGGACCTGTTCAATGGAGCGGTGGAGGCCCTGGTCACTCTGGATAAGGAGTGGATACCCAGCAAGAAGGGGACAGCCCTGTACATTCGTCCATTCACTTTCGCCACCGAGGATTACATCGGCGTCCGGGTCTCGGAGAAGTACACCTTCTTCATCATCACCGGCCCGGTCGGTGCCTACTACAAAGAAGGCTTCAATCCTGTCAGCCTGATGACCTCCGGGGAGTTCGTCCGAGCCGTCCGCGGAGGGCTGGGCGAGGCCAAGACCGCGGCCAACTATGCTGCCTCTCTGCTGCCTGCCTACGAGGCCAAGAAGAGAGGCTACTCGCAGGTGCTGTGGCTCGATGGAGTCCATGAGAAGTACATCGATGAGGTGGGGACCATGAACATATGCTTCTACAAGGACGGGACCCTCATTACACCTCCCCTTGAAGGCACGATCCTCGCCGGGGTCACCAGGGACAGTGTGCTGCAGCTTGCCCGGCACTGGGGCATCAAGGTCGAAGAGAGGCGGATCAGCATCGATGAGGTCATGGCCTCGATCAAGGACGGCAGCATGACCGAGATATTCGGAACGGGAACTGCCGCCGTAATATCTCCGGTGGGAGAGCTGTTCCACAAGGGAGAGACTGTCACCATTAACGATAACAGGACTGGCCCCTTGGCCAAGAGGCTCTTCGACGAGATCACCGGCATCCAGGTCGGCGAGAGACCGGACCCCTTCGGGTGGGTCCACCACCTCGATATCTAAACCCCTTCCCCCAGTTTTTCATTCTAAGAACGTCGATACATCCAACTCTCGGAAAGACCTTATATGCCCACCATTATCTACTCAATGTTGGATGAATCATCCAACTATGGAAGAGTATCGTTCTAGGGTGATTATATGGGGTCAGGAAACAGGAAGATGATCGCCATTGCACTGGTGGCCGTTCTCGTAGTGGCCGTGGTGGCAGTGGTGGCATTGAGCCAGAACAATAACTCAGCGTCGCAGACGGCCACCGTCCTGGATGCTTCGGGTACGAACGTCACATTGAGCGCGTCTCCTCAGAGGATAGTGTCCTGCGCGCCGGACATATCGGAGATCGTGGCGGCTATGGACCTCACGGATAAGCTGGTGGCGGTCACGGACTACTGCGACTACCCTCAAGAGGTCAAAACCCTTCGCGATGCGGGCAAGACCATCGGTGGCTTCTACACTCCCAGCTATGAAAAGGTCATATCCTACAACCCTGACCTGGTCATAGTGAGCAACAGCGTTCAGACCCAGACGGATATGGCGATCCAGCTCCGATCTTCTGGATATACGGTGCTCATAGTGAACGCAGCCACCAACATATCAATGGTCTACGACAACATCGAGATGATCGGGAAGCTTGTGGGCCTTGAGTCCAAAGCCAACGATCTGGTGGAGGACATGCAGTCCCGGATAAACTCCGTCAGCGCAGGCATTAGTGGTGAGGACAAGCCGTCGATCATGTTCGTTACCTATGCCGAGGCAGGATTCACCAACGTATGGCCAGCGGGCGGAGGGACGGCGATCGGTGAGATCATCGACCTGGCTGGAGGGGACAACGTGTTCGCGGAAATGAGCGGCTTTGAGATGGCCTCGGAGGAGGTCCTGAAGAGCAAGGCATCCACTGTGGACTACATCTTCATGACCATCATGTACTCCCCTGAAACGCCTGAGAACACCAGTGCCTGGTTCAAGAGTGACTCCCTCTGGAAGGAGAGTCCTGCGGCAAAGAATAATAACATATACTTCTTGACCGGGGAAAGCGAGAACATCTTCAACCGAGAGTCGGTGAGGACGGTCGATGCGGTCCAGCTACTGGCTGAGATAATGCATCCGGATAAGTTCAGCGGCGAGGTGCCCCACTCCACCGATGGCGTGAACGTCATCGGCGATGATTACGTGGACTACCTCCCCTCCGGGACCGCGTCCCAGTTCACCCCCGCCGTCTTGGTGGCGAGTTGGCGCGAGTAAGGCACCGGGGTAAAATCAATGGAAGGTTCGATCGTCCAGAAGTCGAAAGCAAAGCTAGTGTTAGTGCTGGTCATCGGCCTTCTTTCCCTTTTTCTCCTCCTGATGATCTCGTGGTCAATGGGAGCGGTGGATATCGATTTCTCGACGGTCATTAACAGCATGATCTCCATCATCACCAACTTCGGCCCCGCCGAGGGTGATGCCTCCCAGCAGATCGTGTGG
This genomic interval carries:
- a CDS encoding class I SAM-dependent methyltransferase family protein; this translates as MRSTCLKAPRGEAEFIRKKLLAEGLLDISFRIRREGDHILFPVLSEEASKLGYELVEADLDERELMTSDYRAYMVVDIGIKERLPSAFDIIGDVAIIRLDDDLTGLASSVGEALMKTFPRLRTVALDKGVKGKLRVRDLQVVAGEDDTETVHTEYGIRLAIDPAKVYFNPRLSNERYRVARLVREGERVVDMFAGAGPFSIMIAKHAHPEVVYAMDLNRDAVEYLIRNVQLNKVTNVVPLEGDARQLVFDVPCADRIIMNLPHSARDFFHDALTRLKMGGVIHLYTICEREDIGPILERLVTEARGMGVIITVLRSEELKTYSPSMSVFSADIGLVDWC
- a CDS encoding branched-chain amino acid aminotransferase — protein: MYLRFETHKVVNSRIGEVDFDHLSFGETFSDHMFQMDYANDEWQVPKIVPFGKFEILPSLSALHYGQSVFEGLKAFRDHRGGVNIFRPDKHSERMLHSSDRLCIPRVEKDLFNGAVEALVTLDKEWIPSKKGTALYIRPFTFATEDYIGVRVSEKYTFFIITGPVGAYYKEGFNPVSLMTSGEFVRAVRGGLGEAKTAANYAASLLPAYEAKKRGYSQVLWLDGVHEKYIDEVGTMNICFYKDGTLITPPLEGTILAGVTRDSVLQLARHWGIKVEERRISIDEVMASIKDGSMTEIFGTGTAAVISPVGELFHKGETVTINDNRTGPLAKRLFDEITGIQVGERPDPFGWVHHLDI
- a CDS encoding ABC transporter substrate-binding protein, yielding MGSGNRKMIAIALVAVLVVAVVAVVALSQNNNSASQTATVLDASGTNVTLSASPQRIVSCAPDISEIVAAMDLTDKLVAVTDYCDYPQEVKTLRDAGKTIGGFYTPSYEKVISYNPDLVIVSNSVQTQTDMAIQLRSSGYTVLIVNAATNISMVYDNIEMIGKLVGLESKANDLVEDMQSRINSVSAGISGEDKPSIMFVTYAEAGFTNVWPAGGGTAIGEIIDLAGGDNVFAEMSGFEMASEEVLKSKASTVDYIFMTIMYSPETPENTSAWFKSDSLWKESPAAKNNNIYFLTGESENIFNRESVRTVDAVQLLAEIMHPDKFSGEVPHSTDGVNVIGDDYVDYLPSGTASQFTPAVLVASWRE
- the dph5 gene encoding diphthine synthase, translating into MGELIFVGLGMSRAEDMSVRALTTLRNCDEIYAEYYTSKLNDASHRDVEAFIGKKVTVLKRGDVEEKDVIIKAARERKVAFITAGDPMSATTHLDLRLRAVEEGIVTDLINGVSIFTACSAALGLQPYKFGRTVTIPLPEQGFLPSSPYENILENHSRGLHTLILLDIKAEENRYMTAPMAMQWLMDAEDRIGSGLVKSNSLFCAAARVGSPNQALFAGYPDEILTVELGPPLHCMVMPGRLHFMEARGLVTFANAPRDILDEGGSGSESQK
- the dcd gene encoding dCTP deaminase, encoding MCILPDHEILGRLRDGELKINGYSEESLTPNGYDLRISEIKISGGGEVREGTAVIPAGTMFFVSTVERVELPPTLSAQLWLRTSWMRKGLLAGLGKVDAGFHGTLTFMAVNVSPAPVEVPIGSRFVQIVFETLMSPARLTYEKRSGNYQGQRGVTLAPVHQADVGGEDAHRR